In a genomic window of Lycium ferocissimum isolate CSIRO_LF1 chromosome 9, AGI_CSIRO_Lferr_CH_V1, whole genome shotgun sequence:
- the LOC132032062 gene encoding uncharacterized protein LOC132032062: MDVLAKKILRARYSWMTMESDCSKYVQRCHQCQIHGDLIKVPPSELNAMSSPWLFVAWGMGVIGPIKPTASNVYGFILVAIGYFTKWVEATSHKSVTKKVVVDFMRNHIICRFVQDHSPKFDSLPAANERNRRSSQQKYQEDIEEMVDIHKVIPAEAEIPSLRIIQEAELDNAEWVRARYEQLALIDEKRMVVVCHGQLYRQRMARAFNKRVRTRIFPHQDEYKGKFAPNWQGPYMVRKVLSRGAVVLAEMDGQEWPKPINSDTIKRYYA; this comes from the exons ATGGATGTACTGGCAAAGAAGATTCTACGAGCTAGATACTCctggatgaccatggaaagTGATTGCAGCAAATATGTGCAAAGGTGCCATCAGTGCCAAATCCACGGTGATCTAATCAAGGTCCCTCCAAGTGAGCTTAATGCTATGAGTTCACCATGGCTTTTCGTTGCTTGGGGCATGGGTGTTATTGGACCCATTAAACCCACAGCTTCAAATGTCTACGGGTTCATTTTAGTTGCTATTGGCTACTTTACCAAATGGGTAGAAGCAACGTCTCACAAATCAGTAACGAAGAAAGTGGTAGTTGACTTCATGCGAAACCACATCATATGCCGATTCG TTCAAGATCACTCACCGAAATTCGACAGCCTACCAGCCGCAAATGAACGGAACCGTAGAAGCagccaacaaaaatatcaagaggatattgaGGAAATGGTTGATATTCATAAAG TCATACCTGCTGAAGCTGAGATACCTTCCCTAAGAATCATTCAAGAAGCAGAATTAGACAATGCTGAATGGGTCCGAGCTCGATATGAGCAATTGGCTCTAATTGATGAGAAAAGGATGGTTGTCGTATGTCACGGTCAACTGTACCGACAAAGGATGGCAAGAGCCTTCAACAAGCGAGTCAGAACTAGAATTTTTCCACATCAAGATGAATACAAAGGGAAGTTTGCTCCCAACTGGCAAGGTCCTTATATGGTCCGCAAAGTACTCTCTAGAGGAGCAGTAGTATTGGCAGAAATGGACGGACAAGAGTGGCCAAAGCCAATCAACTCAGATACAATCAAGCGCTACTATGCATGA